One window of the Ictidomys tridecemlineatus isolate mIctTri1 chromosome 11, mIctTri1.hap1, whole genome shotgun sequence genome contains the following:
- the Etv3 gene encoding ETS translocation variant 3 isoform X1 yields MKAGCSIVEKPEGGGGYQFPDWAYKTESSPGSRQIQLWHFILELLQKEEFRHVIAWQQGEYGEFVIKDPDEVARLWGRRKCKPQMNYDKLSRALRYYYNKRILHKTKGKRFTYKFNFNKLVMPNYPFINIRSSGVVPQSAPPVPTASSRFHFSPLDTHSPTGDVQPGRFSASTLTASGQESNGTDRKVELPELEDGSAADWRRGVDLMSSRNAVGGGGLGHQKRKPDIMLPLFTRPGMYPDPHSPFAVSPIPGRGGVLNVPISPALSLTPTIFSYSPSPGLSPFTSNSCFSFNPEEMKHYLHSQACSVFNYHLSPRTFPRYPGLMVPPLQCQVHPEESTPFSIKLQPPPAGRKNRERVESSEESAPAAAPTMAPVPPRIKVEPTAEKDPESLRQPAQEKEEHPQEEGTVPSRTTEEEKGTVFARPAAPPTWPPGPTSTASEEPLEVTEDSEDRSGKEPSAPEKKEDALMPPKLRLKRRWNDDPEARELSKKGKFLWNGSGPRGLATAAADA; encoded by the exons ATGAAAGCAGGCTGTAGCATCGTGGAAAAGCCAGAAGGAGGTGGAG GGTATCAGTTTCCTGATTGGGCCTACAAAACAGAGTCGTCCCCTGGCTCCCGGCAGATCCAGCTGTGGCACTTCATCCTGGAGCTGCTGCAGAAGGAAGAGTTCCGCCATGTCATCGCCTGGCAGCAGGGAGAGTATGGGGAGTTTGTCATCAAGGATCCCGATGAAGTGGCCCGCCTCTGGGGCCGCAGGAAATGCAAACCACAGATGAATTATGACAAGTTGAGCCGAGCCCTCAG ATACTATTACAACAAGAGGATCCTTcataaaacaaaagggaaaagatTTACTTACAAATTTAACTTCAACAAACTGGTGATGCCCAACTACCCATTCATCAACATTCGATCAAGTG GTGTGGTTCCTCAGAGCGCGCCTCCAGTGCCAACGGCCTCTTCCCGCTTCCACTTCTCACCCCTGGACACCCATTCTCCGACTGGTGATGTGCAGCCCGGCCGGTTCTCTGCCAGTACCCTCACTGCTTCTGGCCAGGAGAGTAATGGCACTGATAGGAAGGTGGAGCTTCCGGAGCTGGAGGATGGCTCAGCTGCCGACTGGCGCCGGGGCGTGGACCTCATGTCTTCCCGGAATGCTGTCGGTGGAGGCGGGCTGGGCCACCAGAAACGCAAGCCCGACATAATGCTTCCTCTGTTCACTAGACCCGGGATGTACCCTGACCCCCACAGCCCCTTCGCTGTCTCTCCCATCCCTGGCCGTGGAGGTGTCCTCAATGTCCCCATTTCGCCAGCCCTCTCCCTGACTCCCACCATCTTCTCCTACAGCCCCTCCCCGGGTCTGAGCCCCTTCACCAGCAATAGTTGCTTCTCCTTCAACCCAGAAGAAATGAAACACTACCTTCATTCTCAAGCCTGCTCCGTATTCAACTACCACCTGAGCCCTCGGACTTTCCCCCGCTACCCTGGGCTCATGGTTCCGCCACTGCAATGCCAAGTGCATCCCGAGGAGTCCACTCCGTTTTCTATCAAGCTGCAGCCCCCGCCCGCTGGGCGCAAGAACCGTGAGAGAGTAGAGAGCAGTGAGGAGTCAGCACCTGCTGCTGCACCCACCATGGCTCCTGTGCCCCCGCGAATTAAGGTGGAGCCCACAGCCGAGAAGGATCCTGAGAGCCTTAGGCAGCCAGCCCAAGAGAAGGAAGAGCACCCTCAAGAAGAGGGCACCGTGCCGAGCAGGACCACGGAAGAAGAGAAAGGTACTGTCTTTGCTCGCcctgctgccccacccacctggccCCCAGGCCCCACCAGCACTGCTAGTGAAGAACCCCTAGAGGTGACTGAAGACAGTGAGGACAGGTCTGGCAAAGAGCCCAGTGCaccagagaagaaagaagacGCTTTGATGCCCCCCAAGCTTCGATTGAAGAGGCGCTGGAATGATGACCCTGAAGCCCGGGAGCTGAGTAAGAAGGGCAAGTTCCTCTGGAACGGGTCAGGACCCCGGGGCTTGGCAACAGCAGCCGCAGATGCGTAG
- the Etv3 gene encoding ETS translocation variant 3 isoform X2, with product MNYDKLSRALRYYYNKRILHKTKGKRFTYKFNFNKLVMPNYPFINIRSSGVVPQSAPPVPTASSRFHFSPLDTHSPTGDVQPGRFSASTLTASGQESNGTDRKVELPELEDGSAADWRRGVDLMSSRNAVGGGGLGHQKRKPDIMLPLFTRPGMYPDPHSPFAVSPIPGRGGVLNVPISPALSLTPTIFSYSPSPGLSPFTSNSCFSFNPEEMKHYLHSQACSVFNYHLSPRTFPRYPGLMVPPLQCQVHPEESTPFSIKLQPPPAGRKNRERVESSEESAPAAAPTMAPVPPRIKVEPTAEKDPESLRQPAQEKEEHPQEEGTVPSRTTEEEKGTVFARPAAPPTWPPGPTSTASEEPLEVTEDSEDRSGKEPSAPEKKEDALMPPKLRLKRRWNDDPEARELSKKGKFLWNGSGPRGLATAAADA from the exons ATGAATTATGACAAGTTGAGCCGAGCCCTCAG ATACTATTACAACAAGAGGATCCTTcataaaacaaaagggaaaagatTTACTTACAAATTTAACTTCAACAAACTGGTGATGCCCAACTACCCATTCATCAACATTCGATCAAGTG GTGTGGTTCCTCAGAGCGCGCCTCCAGTGCCAACGGCCTCTTCCCGCTTCCACTTCTCACCCCTGGACACCCATTCTCCGACTGGTGATGTGCAGCCCGGCCGGTTCTCTGCCAGTACCCTCACTGCTTCTGGCCAGGAGAGTAATGGCACTGATAGGAAGGTGGAGCTTCCGGAGCTGGAGGATGGCTCAGCTGCCGACTGGCGCCGGGGCGTGGACCTCATGTCTTCCCGGAATGCTGTCGGTGGAGGCGGGCTGGGCCACCAGAAACGCAAGCCCGACATAATGCTTCCTCTGTTCACTAGACCCGGGATGTACCCTGACCCCCACAGCCCCTTCGCTGTCTCTCCCATCCCTGGCCGTGGAGGTGTCCTCAATGTCCCCATTTCGCCAGCCCTCTCCCTGACTCCCACCATCTTCTCCTACAGCCCCTCCCCGGGTCTGAGCCCCTTCACCAGCAATAGTTGCTTCTCCTTCAACCCAGAAGAAATGAAACACTACCTTCATTCTCAAGCCTGCTCCGTATTCAACTACCACCTGAGCCCTCGGACTTTCCCCCGCTACCCTGGGCTCATGGTTCCGCCACTGCAATGCCAAGTGCATCCCGAGGAGTCCACTCCGTTTTCTATCAAGCTGCAGCCCCCGCCCGCTGGGCGCAAGAACCGTGAGAGAGTAGAGAGCAGTGAGGAGTCAGCACCTGCTGCTGCACCCACCATGGCTCCTGTGCCCCCGCGAATTAAGGTGGAGCCCACAGCCGAGAAGGATCCTGAGAGCCTTAGGCAGCCAGCCCAAGAGAAGGAAGAGCACCCTCAAGAAGAGGGCACCGTGCCGAGCAGGACCACGGAAGAAGAGAAAGGTACTGTCTTTGCTCGCcctgctgccccacccacctggccCCCAGGCCCCACCAGCACTGCTAGTGAAGAACCCCTAGAGGTGACTGAAGACAGTGAGGACAGGTCTGGCAAAGAGCCCAGTGCaccagagaagaaagaagacGCTTTGATGCCCCCCAAGCTTCGATTGAAGAGGCGCTGGAATGATGACCCTGAAGCCCGGGAGCTGAGTAAGAAGGGCAAGTTCCTCTGGAACGGGTCAGGACCCCGGGGCTTGGCAACAGCAGCCGCAGATGCGTAG
- the LOC101962690 gene encoding ETS translocation variant 3-like protein, with amino-acid sequence MHCGCLAEGIQATPGNYWISGVAFPDWAYKAESSPGSRQIQLWHFILELLQKEEFRHVIAWQQGEYGEFVIKDPDEVARLWGRRKCKPQMNYDKLSRALRYYYNKRILHKTKGKRFTYKFNFSKLIIVNCPLWGVRAPSPPHLLLGAPPLGRPALVPTGVQSEVGMKVALPRALPGPAPAQEAPVPALCLWDRIGL; translated from the exons ATGCACTGTGGCTGCCTGGCTGAGGGCATTCAGGCCACCCCTGGCAACTACTGGATCTCAG GCGTGGCCTTCCCTGACTGGGCCTACAAAGCCGAGTCGTCCCCCGGCTCCCGGCAGATCCAGCTGTGGCACTTCATCCTGGAGCTGCTGCAGAAGGAAGAGTTCCGCCATGTCATCGCCTGGCAGCAGGGAGAATATGGGGAGTTTGTCATCAAGGATCCCGATGAGGTGGCCCGCCTCTGGGGCCGCAGGAAATGCAAACCACAGATGAATTATGACAAGCTGAGCCGGGCCCTCAG GTATTACTACAACAAGAGGATCCTGCACAAGACCAAAGGGAAGAGGTTCACTTACAAGTTCAACTTCAGCAAGCTCATCATCGTCAACTGCCCTTTGTGGGGAGTGCGGGCACCGTCACCCCCACACCTGCTGCTGGGGGCTCCCCCCCTGGGTCGGCCAGCCCTGGTGCCCACGGGTGTGCAGAGTGAGGTAGGCATGAAGGTGGCCCTTCCCAGAGCCCTACCAGGACCTGCCCCTGCCCAAGAAGCCCCTGtccctgctctctgcctttgGGATCGCATTGGCCTCTGA